CGCGAGCGGCGATCGACAGGACGTTGTAGCCCGCGGTGAAGTCGTAGCCCGGGGTCCGGAATCCGACCTTGGGGCCCATTCCGAGCGCGCCCGCGCGGACCCGGAAGAACTGCTCAACGTCGAAGAAGAACGGGTCTTCGCGCAGTCCGGCGAACACGGAGATCGTTCCCCCTGCGACGTTGACCGGGGTCACGATCGGCGCCCCCGCCGCGCCGAGCGGGGTGGTGCGCGCCGCGCCCATCGTGCTCGCGCCGGTGACGCCGTCCCGCATCGCCGTTACCTTGATGGCCTGCGAGCCGTCTTTCGCCGGAGCGCCGAACTCGAACCGCAGCAACGCATCGGTCTTGCCGGTCGGCATCGCGTCGTTGCCCGCGGCCCGGGTCACATGGATGTCGTACTGCGCGTTGGTGCTGAAGTCGTAGGTCTGGCGTGGAAGCGACCGCGGGTTGACGTTCATGATGAACACCAGATCGTCCGCGGACGCCGCGGGATTCTGGTCCTGCTCACGGAACACGAAGAAATCGGTCGTGTGCAGGGCCCGGCCCTTGAGGTCCAGTTCGCCGTCGTCGTGGTTGGACGCGACGAGCAGCCTGGGTGTGACGAGCAGCGCGGCCAGCGCCAGCAGTGCCAT
This region of bacterium genomic DNA includes:
- a CDS encoding DUF4331 family protein produces the protein MARIRLWLSAMALLALAALLVTPRLLVASNHDDGELDLKGRALHTTDFFVFREQDQNPAASADDLVFIMNVNPRSLPRQTYDFSTNAQYDIHVTRAAGNDAMPTGKTDALLRFEFGAPAKDGSQAIKVTAMRDGVTGASTMGAARTTPLGAAGAPIVTPVNVAGGTISVFAGLREDPFFFDVEQFFRVRAGALGMGPKVGFRTPGYDFTAGYNVLSIAARVPRAWLAGSSSATTFDAWTTVSVGGKQVARLARPAIGEGLLTTTAYQNALNGVGPGFEAAALAGHKPEADAAGPIVAEAKHTLMAFGNDDKRATALLLAFLPDVMRIDTTGPSGYAAALNSKGSPIRGRKITDDVIHVTLSVVTNGAVKTDNVTYAGPNGGGTAHKPLLTSFPYLSDPN